In Limibacter armeniacum, a single window of DNA contains:
- a CDS encoding endonuclease/exonuclease/phosphatase family protein, whose translation MKLKLTFFLIAILFCNVAWSQIQVDSSKVVRVLSFNILHGATTKGDFNLDVIANVIKEAKPDFVAMQEVDFKTNRAKKYDLVTELGWRTKMIPLFARAMSYDGGEYGEGVLSRYTFLSTRNIALPNLPDSEPRAALEVVTALTAQDTITFIGTHLDHLNVETDRVAQAKKINEVFASSKYPSILAGDLNAIPGSTPINILEEQWAASYDKDNIAYTFPSDKPSEKLDYVMFYPKNRWRVLETKVIQNTIASDHCAYLVVLELLDKEPEVEY comes from the coding sequence ATGAAACTTAAACTAACATTTTTTCTGATAGCTATACTTTTCTGTAATGTAGCATGGAGTCAAATTCAGGTTGATAGTAGCAAGGTAGTACGTGTGCTATCCTTTAATATCTTGCATGGCGCCACGACAAAGGGAGATTTTAATTTGGATGTAATCGCAAATGTCATCAAAGAAGCAAAGCCTGATTTTGTAGCAATGCAGGAGGTGGATTTTAAAACGAATAGGGCTAAGAAATACGACTTGGTAACAGAATTGGGTTGGAGAACAAAGATGATCCCGCTTTTTGCTAGAGCCATGAGTTATGATGGAGGGGAGTATGGTGAAGGGGTTCTGTCAAGGTATACTTTTCTGAGTACACGAAATATTGCATTGCCTAACCTTCCTGACAGTGAACCCCGAGCAGCTTTGGAGGTAGTAACTGCCTTGACAGCTCAAGATACCATTACATTTATCGGTACGCACCTTGACCATTTGAATGTTGAAACAGACAGGGTAGCGCAAGCCAAAAAGATAAATGAGGTTTTTGCTTCCTCTAAATATCCTTCGATTCTGGCAGGGGATCTAAATGCGATTCCAGGCAGTACACCTATTAATATTTTGGAGGAGCAGTGGGCAGCTTCTTATGATAAGGATAATATTGCATACACTTTCCCTTCTGATAAACCTTCTGAAAAGTTGGATTATGTGATGTTTTATCCAAAAAACAGATGGAGAGTACTTGAAACCAAAGTGATTCAAAATACTATTGCTTCAGACCATTGTGCGTATTTGGTTGTGTTGGAATTGCTCGATAAGGAACCAGAGGTAGAATATTGA
- a CDS encoding PLDc N-terminal domain-containing protein — MNIVFVAFISILWVGTIIDLFKSRSEGRAISIVWVFVILFFPILGSVFYFKMKRRPLRYKEKRFQPKFN; from the coding sequence ATGAATATTGTATTTGTTGCTTTTATCTCAATATTATGGGTTGGGACTATTATTGATTTATTCAAGTCAAGATCTGAAGGAAGAGCAATCAGTATTGTTTGGGTGTTTGTGATTCTGTTTTTTCCAATCTTAGGGTCGGTTTTTTACTTTAAAATGAAGAGGAGACCTTTGAGGTATAAGGAAAAGAGATTTCAACCTAAGTTCAATTGA
- a CDS encoding helix-turn-helix domain-containing protein, whose translation MILHYGHRRQIQQMLTTAQSLAAIARALGVHRSTVKRELDRNGEQDGSYCADKAEKKAFLRKVIGGVKSYRNREDKVMPKGGNSPIKNRYCKRYRHIPLKFQRWKSRRGRITHWYWDLRKYRRRFVSFGQQLKIQHRNAMRQRDWWQMYRENAKRYFLGIFLYEPKPTGLGDSVLQKGIRLYASRRLRKLRKLKRSSSDRQHKLIAVGSQPRPVQLLHQNTLVPIVSFINSHLLGCGLPMDKKWLWHKPTIPKVLLFGWYIKGRSRRLI comes from the coding sequence TTGATACTCCATTACGGACATAGAAGACAGATACAGCAGATGCTGACTACTGCCCAATCACTGGCGGCCATTGCCCGTGCGTTGGGGGTACACCGTTCTACAGTTAAAAGGGAATTGGACAGAAACGGGGAGCAAGACGGTAGCTACTGTGCAGACAAGGCTGAAAAGAAGGCGTTTTTACGGAAGGTAATCGGTGGGGTTAAATCTTACCGCAACCGTGAAGACAAGGTGATGCCGAAGGGTGGCAATTCACCTATCAAAAACAGGTACTGTAAAAGGTATCGGCATATACCATTGAAGTTTCAGCGATGGAAAAGCCGAAGGGGACGGATTACCCATTGGTATTGGGACTTGAGAAAATACCGTAGAAGGTTTGTGTCATTCGGACAGCAATTAAAAATACAGCACCGCAATGCCATGCGCCAGCGAGACTGGTGGCAAATGTACCGTGAGAATGCGAAGCGGTATTTCTTGGGCATTTTCCTGTATGAACCAAAGCCAACCGGTTTGGGAGATAGTGTTTTGCAGAAAGGCATCAGGTTATATGCTTCAAGGCGATTGAGAAAATTGAGGAAACTAAAAAGATCAAGTAGTGATAGGCAGCATAAGCTAATAGCTGTAGGATCACAACCAAGACCTGTTCAATTGCTACATCAAAATACATTGGTACCGATTGTTTCCTTTATCAACTCCCATCTTTTGGGATGTGGCTTACCTATGGATAAAAAATGGCTCTGGCATAAACCAACCATTCCAAAAGTACTTTTATTTGGATGGTACATCAAAGGTCGGTCACGAAGGCTCATTTAG
- a CDS encoding AbiU2 domain-containing protein — translation MISLKEFEEEIRERENLLRHILIHKRDYEFLRSPESERLIRLFSSAPLFIRSRDAIFKILCIEVHILFSDLKTDKLKLTQLLEKIKDCREKAEWKDKLSKSDIKSIAKLINEGLENDVIKDLRRYRNKYLAHVDIDRIDITFFVTHFYRLIEIALEIVNLLRYKILEEQFSLEIYLPAEDFASIKNWATV, via the coding sequence ATGATATCATTAAAAGAATTTGAAGAGGAAATTAGAGAAAGAGAAAACCTTTTAAGGCATATTTTGATTCATAAAAGAGATTATGAATTCTTAAGAAGTCCTGAGAGTGAGAGGCTTATTAGATTGTTTTCCAGTGCGCCTTTATTTATACGATCAAGAGATGCAATTTTTAAAATTCTTTGCATTGAAGTTCATATATTATTCTCCGATCTGAAAACGGATAAACTTAAGTTGACTCAATTGTTAGAAAAGATAAAAGACTGTAGAGAAAAAGCAGAATGGAAAGATAAGCTCTCAAAGTCTGACATTAAATCGATAGCTAAATTGATTAATGAGGGACTTGAAAATGATGTAATTAAGGATCTCAGACGTTATAGAAATAAATACCTTGCACATGTTGATATTGATAGAATCGACATTACGTTTTTTGTTACTCATTTTTATCGATTAATTGAGATTGCATTAGAAATAGTGAATTTATTAAGGTATAAAATTTTAGAGGAGCAATTTTCATTAGAAATATATTTACCTGCTGAAGATTTTGCCAGTATAAAAAACTGGGCAACAGTTTAG
- a CDS encoding serine hydrolase domain-containing protein, whose protein sequence is MPHLPVKFHPIKYISLVPLLFIATTLPAQDFTSLSKYIAKQVKKKDIAGLSIAIVSKDSLLWEKGFGMADKTNQIKASANTVYPIGSVSKIITASVVMRLVQEGKVDLDAPYTQYVPDFDMQKHFDDQISFTPRDLLTHFAGIPRVRALKNHTDHPEPFCGLIEEGKEEYLIAPPKTLYQYSDWGMALLGCLIENVSGISYEEFVAKEVFLPIGMETATAYPYSQIPNLTKGYDKKGKETKIFTTRTLPADGIKASVHDLSKLLQVYLNKGQASPNRFLSEQLVKEMLTDQTKNFPLGLDHQHGLGWFLGKYYDYTTTYHFGDQLPCIAGIIFFPEQDFGVAILSNTYKPDTGMKILYKAVDHMLELKSLEKKAAPKPDRKKISTNAAIGKQFQGRFATPIGVIEIKQKNHSKMKAHLWAEQKTLSGTLYNDSTIVLRKMGAKILELKIKPYHGEDYLIYHDFGKWKLAGKRIKEVDIPKEWKATVGTYKVRDFEGAYEFLTSYKMYLKDGLLIGEGTTIYPTIPTFQIVLRPINNQQAIVEGAGGDLLGETVPLESYQNKPMIRLAGFDLIKQ, encoded by the coding sequence ATGCCACATCTACCTGTAAAGTTTCACCCAATAAAATATATCTCCCTAGTGCCCCTGCTTTTTATAGCCACTACTCTGCCTGCCCAAGATTTCACATCCCTTTCCAAGTACATTGCAAAGCAGGTCAAGAAAAAAGACATTGCGGGCTTAAGTATCGCAATTGTCAGTAAGGATAGTCTCCTTTGGGAGAAAGGATTTGGTATGGCTGACAAAACCAACCAGATAAAAGCTTCTGCCAATACTGTATATCCTATTGGGTCTGTCAGTAAAATAATAACAGCATCTGTTGTGATGAGGCTGGTACAAGAGGGAAAAGTAGACCTTGACGCTCCTTACACGCAATATGTCCCTGATTTCGACATGCAAAAGCACTTTGATGATCAGATCAGTTTCACTCCAAGGGATTTGCTGACACACTTTGCCGGTATTCCTAGGGTTAGGGCGCTGAAGAACCATACCGACCATCCTGAACCATTTTGTGGCTTAATTGAGGAAGGCAAAGAAGAATACCTTATCGCGCCTCCCAAAACCCTGTACCAATATTCGGACTGGGGAATGGCACTGCTAGGTTGCCTGATAGAAAATGTATCGGGTATAAGTTATGAAGAATTTGTAGCCAAAGAAGTCTTCCTTCCAATAGGGATGGAAACAGCTACAGCTTATCCTTACAGCCAAATCCCCAACCTGACCAAAGGGTATGATAAAAAAGGCAAGGAAACCAAGATATTTACCACCAGAACACTTCCTGCCGATGGGATTAAGGCGTCTGTCCATGACTTGTCCAAACTGCTTCAGGTATACCTCAACAAAGGACAGGCTAGTCCAAACCGTTTTCTGTCAGAACAACTGGTAAAAGAAATGCTGACTGACCAGACCAAAAACTTCCCCTTGGGATTGGACCACCAACATGGGTTGGGTTGGTTTCTGGGTAAATACTATGATTATACTACCACCTATCATTTCGGGGACCAGCTTCCGTGTATTGCTGGGATTATTTTCTTTCCTGAACAAGACTTTGGGGTTGCCATACTCAGCAACACCTACAAACCTGATACAGGTATGAAAATTCTCTACAAGGCTGTTGACCATATGTTGGAACTAAAATCATTGGAAAAAAAGGCTGCCCCTAAACCTGATAGAAAAAAGATTTCCACCAACGCTGCTATCGGAAAACAGTTTCAAGGAAGGTTTGCCACTCCGATAGGGGTCATCGAGATAAAGCAAAAAAATCACTCCAAGATGAAAGCTCACTTATGGGCAGAGCAAAAAACATTGTCTGGAACATTGTACAATGACAGCACGATAGTACTAAGGAAAATGGGCGCTAAGATTCTTGAACTGAAAATCAAACCCTATCACGGAGAGGACTATCTTATATACCATGATTTCGGTAAATGGAAACTTGCAGGTAAACGTATCAAGGAAGTTGATATACCCAAAGAGTGGAAGGCTACAGTCGGCACCTACAAGGTCAGGGATTTTGAAGGAGCTTATGAATTTCTGACTTCCTATAAAATGTATCTGAAAGACGGACTACTGATTGGAGAAGGAACGACCATCTACCCGACAATTCCTACATTTCAGATTGTACTGAGACCCATCAACAATCAGCAGGCAATAGTGGAAGGTGCTGGCGGAGACCTATTGGGAGAAACTGTACCACTTGAATCCTACCAAAACAAGCCCATGATCAGGCTTGCCGGCTTTGACCTGATCAAACAATAA
- a CDS encoding ferredoxin, translating into MVTIIQQRNKCIGCNYCVELAPERWRMSKKDGKSVLLGAVDKKGFWNVKVNEDELEANKRAAEACPVNIIQVREH; encoded by the coding sequence ATGGTCACCATTATTCAACAAAGAAATAAATGCATCGGCTGCAACTATTGTGTGGAGCTTGCGCCCGAAAGGTGGCGCATGTCCAAGAAGGATGGCAAAAGTGTATTGCTCGGTGCAGTAGATAAAAAGGGGTTCTGGAACGTCAAGGTCAATGAAGACGAACTGGAAGCCAACAAGCGGGCGGCAGAAGCTTGTCCGGTCAATATTATACAGGTCAGGGAGCACTGA
- a CDS encoding acyl-CoA thioesterase, with the protein MYSPTAIEPRITTKEILVRQYHLDSYHHVNNMRYLEFLEEARWAHFENCDAIRMARQGGLGILIASYDLNYKYQAQLGQVLRIETSVAEINRCTIIFLQQIFLKGTDQKVLDGKIKVVTVNTRTQRPSAIPDDIRYELFR; encoded by the coding sequence ATGTACTCTCCAACAGCAATCGAACCAAGAATTACTACCAAGGAAATCCTCGTCCGTCAGTATCACCTTGACAGCTACCACCATGTAAACAACATGCGTTATCTGGAGTTTCTTGAAGAAGCCAGATGGGCACACTTTGAAAACTGTGATGCTATCAGGATGGCAAGGCAAGGAGGGCTTGGTATACTGATCGCCAGTTATGACCTGAACTACAAGTATCAGGCTCAACTCGGTCAGGTACTCAGAATCGAGACATCGGTAGCAGAAATCAACCGCTGTACGATTATTTTCCTGCAACAGATTTTTCTGAAAGGGACTGATCAAAAAGTTTTGGATGGCAAGATCAAAGTCGTAACCGTCAACACCCGTACGCAACGACCTTCGGCCATTCCTGACGATATCCGCTATGAATTGTTTAGGTAA
- a CDS encoding glycoside hydrolase family 13 protein, with amino-acid sequence MKKILLISLLLLGIKMGFAQSIERIDPQNWWVGMKYNTITLLVYGKDIAGLQPSLSYEGVELMETQTVENKNYLFVTIRIDAAAKPGNVKLKFSRSKKVVLTKDFPLLQRENDSASRKGFSQKDAIYLIFPDRFANGDESNDEIASLNEKTIDRKDENARHGGDIKGIIDHLDYVASLGFTQIWCTPLIENNQPKYSYHGYAATDFYQIDPRFGTNEMYKELSMEAKKRGIGMIWDVVLNHCGAEYYFIKDMPEKDWVNFHGTRTRTNHMKSTLTDIYATEIDKKEYVDGWFDDHMADLNQRNPLVASYLIQNNIWWIEYAGLSGLREDTFSYADKDFLATWTKTILEEYPNLNIVGEELTSNVAQVAYWQIDKKNEDGYRCYLPTLMDFSLTEKIISSLNNTDQWFSTWRDTYQSVAQDYLFPHPYDQMIMPDNHDLDRFYSRLKKDFDNWKLGIAMYMTMRGIPQFYYGTEVLMTNEKAGSDGQRRGDFYGGWKGDTKNAFTGAGLTEKEKEAQQYFSRLLNWRKNNTAVTDGKFKHYAPQKNDVYIYFRYTDNEKVMVLLNKNSEAVTLDLKRYSEMIDSSFKAKDIVSGKEMEVAGTLTIPAKTAMILEVK; translated from the coding sequence ATGAAAAAGATACTACTGATTTCACTATTGCTGCTTGGTATTAAGATGGGATTCGCTCAAAGCATCGAAAGAATTGACCCACAAAACTGGTGGGTTGGAATGAAGTACAACACCATTACCCTGCTGGTATACGGTAAAGACATTGCAGGCTTGCAGCCAAGCCTTTCTTACGAAGGAGTAGAATTGATGGAAACCCAAACGGTAGAGAACAAGAACTACCTTTTTGTGACCATCAGAATTGATGCGGCAGCCAAGCCGGGAAATGTGAAACTCAAATTCAGCAGGAGTAAAAAAGTAGTCCTGACAAAAGACTTCCCCCTGCTGCAACGTGAAAACGACAGTGCAAGTCGCAAGGGTTTTTCACAGAAAGATGCCATCTACCTGATTTTTCCTGACAGGTTTGCCAATGGAGATGAAAGCAACGATGAGATAGCTTCCCTCAATGAAAAAACAATAGACAGGAAAGATGAGAACGCAAGGCATGGTGGAGATATTAAAGGGATCATTGACCACCTGGATTATGTAGCCTCCCTTGGCTTTACACAAATTTGGTGTACACCACTGATTGAAAATAACCAACCCAAATATTCCTATCACGGTTATGCTGCCACCGATTTCTATCAGATCGACCCACGCTTTGGTACCAATGAAATGTACAAGGAGCTTTCAATGGAAGCCAAAAAAAGGGGGATAGGTATGATATGGGATGTGGTACTGAATCATTGTGGTGCGGAATATTACTTTATAAAAGATATGCCCGAAAAAGACTGGGTGAATTTTCATGGGACAAGGACCCGTACCAATCATATGAAGTCTACACTGACCGATATTTATGCGACTGAAATTGACAAGAAAGAATATGTGGACGGTTGGTTTGATGACCATATGGCAGACCTAAACCAACGCAATCCGCTAGTGGCCAGTTACCTGATTCAGAATAACATCTGGTGGATTGAGTATGCAGGACTTTCAGGTCTTAGGGAAGATACTTTTTCCTATGCTGATAAAGATTTTCTGGCAACATGGACAAAAACCATCTTGGAAGAATACCCCAATCTAAATATCGTAGGAGAGGAGCTGACCAGCAATGTGGCGCAGGTAGCTTACTGGCAAATCGATAAAAAAAATGAGGACGGTTATAGGTGCTACCTGCCTACACTGATGGATTTTTCCCTAACAGAAAAGATTATCTCAAGCCTGAACAATACTGACCAATGGTTTTCTACTTGGAGAGACACTTACCAAAGTGTGGCACAGGATTACCTCTTTCCGCATCCTTATGACCAAATGATTATGCCGGACAACCACGATCTGGACAGGTTTTATTCAAGGCTCAAAAAAGACTTTGATAACTGGAAGCTTGGTATCGCCATGTATATGACCATGCGTGGAATACCGCAGTTTTATTACGGGACAGAAGTGCTGATGACCAACGAGAAGGCAGGCAGTGACGGACAGCGAAGAGGGGACTTTTATGGTGGATGGAAAGGTGATACAAAAAATGCCTTTACGGGAGCAGGCTTGACTGAAAAGGAAAAAGAAGCACAGCAATATTTTTCAAGGCTGCTGAACTGGCGAAAGAACAATACCGCTGTAACAGATGGAAAATTCAAGCATTATGCACCGCAGAAAAATGACGTCTATATTTATTTCCGATATACTGACAATGAAAAAGTAATGGTGTTGCTGAATAAAAACAGTGAAGCCGTTACGTTGGACTTGAAAAGGTATTCAGAAATGATAGACAGCTCATTCAAGGCAAAAGATATTGTCTCAGGAAAAGAGATGGAGGTAGCAGGTACTTTGACCATTCCGGCAAAAACTGCCATGATTTTGGAAGTGAAATAA
- a CDS encoding contact-dependent growth inhibition system immunity protein → MKNSLQTYLGAWAGVIPSKDNSSSIEQRAYRLYYLGLESFDYDDIRFMIGQRLGLKLLVPIAIDLLEKEPLLEANYYEGDLLSAVLKLPENFWNYQPMLKDRVSTLLESNMILIEQSLDLRMEADRELKKLVEEFKEKLSFKEGFIRKLLFSSSYFYS, encoded by the coding sequence ATGAAAAACTCATTACAGACTTACCTCGGGGCATGGGCAGGAGTAATCCCATCTAAAGACAATTCCTCCTCTATAGAACAAAGGGCATACAGGCTTTATTATCTGGGTTTGGAGTCATTCGATTATGATGACATTCGCTTTATGATTGGTCAGCGATTGGGATTAAAACTATTAGTTCCAATTGCGATTGATTTATTGGAAAAAGAGCCATTGCTTGAAGCTAACTATTATGAAGGGGATTTATTAAGTGCCGTTTTAAAGCTGCCTGAAAACTTTTGGAATTATCAGCCAATGCTTAAGGATCGGGTCTCTACCCTACTTGAAAGTAACATGATTTTAATAGAACAATCATTAGATTTAAGAATGGAAGCCGATAGAGAGTTGAAGAAATTAGTAGAGGAGTTTAAAGAGAAATTATCTTTTAAAGAAGGCTTTATTAGAAAGCTATTATTTTCATCAAGCTATTTTTATTCTTAA
- the tnpA gene encoding IS200/IS605 family transposase: MSTYTQIIYHIVFSTKNREKTLSFCHHESLFRYIWGILNKKQCTLYQINGTEDHLHILTHLHPNERLADLIKDIKLATNHWNKTENVFPNFRGWQNGYGAFTCSENQKEKLVQYIKRQKEHHKHVDFKEELISLLNEHGVTYDEKYMG; this comes from the coding sequence ATGTCAACCTATACCCAAATTATCTACCACATTGTATTTTCCACTAAGAATCGTGAAAAGACGCTTAGCTTCTGTCACCATGAATCTCTTTTCCGTTATATATGGGGGATTCTAAATAAGAAGCAATGTACACTTTATCAGATCAACGGCACAGAAGATCACTTACACATCCTAACACACCTTCACCCAAATGAAAGGCTTGCTGATTTGATTAAAGACATTAAACTAGCGACCAATCATTGGAATAAAACCGAAAATGTATTCCCAAATTTTAGAGGATGGCAGAATGGATATGGTGCTTTTACCTGTTCAGAAAATCAAAAAGAAAAATTGGTTCAATATATCAAGAGACAAAAAGAGCATCATAAGCATGTGGATTTCAAAGAGGAATTAATCTCCTTACTGAATGAACATGGAGTGACCTATGATGAAAAATATATGGGGTAA
- a CDS encoding copper resistance protein NlpE N-terminal domain-containing protein — MKKKQLFALIGAAMITFASCQNKGETKEDQSAQQHTTMAESNKVADAAHNSANALDWNGTYEGVIPCADCEGIEISLVLNNDETYLLTTKYLGKADDIFRSSGKFVWNEMGSIVTLEGVEAPNQYFVGENALFKLDKEGNRVIGDLASKYMLSKKMGDVVVQEGLLETKWKLVELAGQPLTDEKEGDIPFLMLMKEDSRLSAFAGCNNIMGAYELSEGNRITFSQMASTQKACPDMEVEKNFVKALEMADNFTLKDGTLSLNRARMAPLARFEKVEE, encoded by the coding sequence ATGAAGAAAAAACAACTTTTTGCATTAATCGGAGCTGCAATGATCACATTTGCTTCTTGTCAGAATAAGGGAGAAACAAAAGAAGACCAATCAGCGCAGCAGCATACAACAATGGCTGAAAGCAACAAAGTAGCAGATGCCGCTCACAACAGTGCCAATGCATTGGATTGGAATGGTACCTATGAGGGCGTGATTCCATGTGCAGACTGCGAAGGCATAGAGATTTCATTGGTGTTGAATAATGATGAGACCTATTTGTTAACCACCAAGTACCTAGGTAAGGCAGACGATATTTTCCGGTCATCAGGTAAGTTTGTTTGGAATGAAATGGGCTCTATCGTGACGTTGGAAGGAGTGGAAGCTCCGAACCAGTATTTTGTGGGAGAGAATGCACTATTCAAATTGGATAAGGAAGGTAATAGGGTAATTGGAGACCTAGCCTCTAAGTACATGCTCAGTAAGAAGATGGGAGATGTTGTTGTACAGGAAGGCTTGCTTGAGACAAAGTGGAAACTTGTAGAACTTGCAGGGCAGCCACTGACGGATGAAAAGGAAGGTGATATTCCTTTTCTGATGTTAATGAAAGAAGACAGCAGGCTTAGTGCTTTTGCAGGGTGTAACAACATTATGGGAGCGTATGAGCTTTCAGAAGGAAACCGTATTACCTTTTCCCAAATGGCTTCTACCCAAAAGGCTTGTCCGGATATGGAAGTGGAGAAAAACTTTGTAAAAGCATTGGAAATGGCCGATAACTTTACCCTAAAGGACGGAACACTATCCCTGAACAGAGCAAGAATGGCACCTCTGGCAAGATTTGAAAAAGTGGAAGAATAA
- a CDS encoding peptidase U32 family protein codes for MRDSKIELMSPAGNFEALMAAIQGGADSVYFGVEQLNMRARATMNFTIDDLEEIARICGEQDVRTYLTLNTIIYDHDLSLMKVIVDRVKEAGITAIIAADQAVISYAFTKGVEVHISTQSNITNIETVRFFSHFADVMVLSRELSLLQVKKITDAIEREQIKGPSGNLIEIELFGHGALCVAVSGKCYMSLHTHNASANRGACIQNCRRQYKVIDIEEGYELEIDNEFIMSPKDLCTIDFLDQVIDSGVKVLKIEGRGKGADYVKTVTQCYREAIDSCLDKTYSKEKVANWMERLTEVYNRGFWSGYYLGQKLGEWTSQPGSVATKKKVFLGRGSHYYSKLGVAEFTMETQKLKAGDHILITGPTTGVVETVIEEMHVNDDGKKEVAVKGDKFTIKLDTQIRPSDKLYKIVDSEAVAQ; via the coding sequence ATGCGTGACAGCAAGATTGAACTGATGTCCCCTGCGGGAAATTTTGAGGCGTTGATGGCAGCCATTCAGGGTGGTGCTGATTCTGTGTACTTTGGTGTGGAGCAATTGAACATGCGGGCAAGGGCTACCATGAATTTTACAATTGATGATCTGGAGGAAATTGCCCGTATCTGTGGCGAACAGGATGTCAGAACCTATCTGACACTGAATACCATTATCTATGACCATGACCTATCGTTGATGAAAGTGATCGTGGACAGGGTAAAAGAAGCGGGTATCACAGCCATTATTGCGGCTGACCAGGCTGTTATTTCCTACGCATTTACGAAAGGTGTTGAGGTACATATCTCTACCCAAAGCAATATCACCAACATTGAGACGGTTCGTTTTTTCAGTCACTTTGCTGATGTAATGGTTTTGTCGAGGGAGTTAAGCCTTTTGCAGGTAAAGAAAATTACGGATGCCATTGAAAGGGAACAGATAAAGGGTCCTTCAGGGAATCTGATAGAAATAGAGCTGTTCGGACACGGTGCCTTATGCGTAGCTGTTTCGGGCAAGTGCTATATGAGCTTACATACGCACAATGCTTCTGCCAACCGTGGCGCTTGTATCCAGAATTGCCGTCGTCAATATAAGGTCATAGATATTGAAGAGGGTTACGAGCTTGAAATTGACAATGAGTTTATCATGTCTCCAAAAGACCTCTGTACTATTGATTTTCTTGATCAGGTAATTGATTCGGGGGTTAAAGTCCTGAAGATTGAGGGACGTGGAAAAGGTGCAGACTATGTCAAGACTGTTACGCAGTGCTACCGTGAGGCAATTGACAGTTGTCTGGATAAAACCTACTCCAAAGAAAAGGTTGCCAATTGGATGGAGCGCCTGACAGAAGTTTATAACCGTGGCTTCTGGAGTGGCTATTACTTAGGACAAAAATTGGGTGAGTGGACTTCTCAGCCTGGATCTGTTGCGACCAAGAAAAAAGTATTCTTGGGCAGAGGCAGTCACTACTACAGCAAATTGGGTGTTGCTGAGTTTACAATGGAGACCCAAAAGCTAAAGGCAGGTGACCATATCCTGATTACAGGCCCTACCACAGGTGTGGTGGAAACCGTAATTGAGGAAATGCATGTCAACGATGATGGTAAAAAAGAAGTTGCTGTAAAGGGCGATAAATTTACGATCAAGCTTGACACGCAGATCAGGCCTTCTGATAAGCTGTACAAGATTGTAGACAGTGAGGCTGTTGCACAATAA
- a CDS encoding DUF1697 domain-containing protein, with translation MKNYISILRGINVSGQKKIKMADLKKHIENLGYEQVSTYIQSGNILFESEVTDISLLETSIADMIKKEYEFEVPVLVLEKETLQNVVADNPFLSDPNIDIDKLHVTFLAKKPVPEKVAALKELDFGDDQFQVVGKCVYLYCPNGYGRTKLTNNFFENKLKVIATTRNWKTVNNLLEMVE, from the coding sequence ATGAAAAACTATATCTCCATTCTTCGTGGTATTAATGTGAGTGGTCAGAAAAAGATCAAGATGGCAGACCTTAAAAAGCATATCGAAAATCTGGGTTACGAACAGGTTTCCACTTATATCCAGAGTGGTAATATCCTGTTTGAATCTGAGGTGACTGATATCTCCCTGCTGGAAACCTCCATTGCAGACATGATTAAGAAGGAGTACGAATTTGAGGTGCCTGTTTTGGTGCTGGAAAAAGAAACCTTGCAAAATGTCGTAGCAGACAATCCTTTCCTTTCTGACCCCAATATTGATATTGACAAACTGCATGTTACGTTTCTGGCAAAAAAGCCTGTACCTGAAAAAGTAGCTGCTTTAAAGGAACTTGATTTTGGCGATGATCAGTTTCAGGTAGTAGGGAAGTGTGTTTACCTCTATTGTCCGAATGGTTACGGCAGAACAAAGCTTACCAATAATTTCTTTGAAAATAAACTGAAGGTGATAGCTACTACCCGAAACTGGAAAACGGTAAATAACTTATTGGAGATGGTGGAGTAG